In the genome of Ctenopharyngodon idella isolate HZGC_01 chromosome 19, HZGC01, whole genome shotgun sequence, one region contains:
- the LOC127501268 gene encoding hereditary hemochromatosis protein homolog isoform X4, whose translation MASIKVLLLISAISSSQSEMHSLYYMYSVISKSLMSGEMFEFYTSVELSDIQMSLCKSVNKADFMSQLCEESERLFNESDDLHYKQQWLQINLKTLMMEHKRKENSTRDTDLHVLQWRHGCAVERHSNGSVMFLQGTDEYAYDGQTLTFDLSMHWKPLVLDHDIIWDRESVSSLERKCVETLTSFTDLQLEGKFIMESRPDVHTLVKASGSSVKQLLVCLATGFYPKHVQMEIRHNQTPLPDEQLNSDGIRPNADGSFQLMKSLEILPSEASQYRCVVEHQTLIEPQIISWDEGNVLLPVLIGFIVVLVVLAIILLVFYLLRKCVKLQNYDNIVKGFKEIGEDNSFSLLGCGEEMCEFTFTNIFVFVLFIVKITHSHCWDMVRKCVNLRSLIFLSLSCLSWMSDEIRATGTQKVCQR comes from the exons ATGGCCTCAATCAAAGTTCTTCTTCTGATTTCAGCTATATCTTCCTCTCAGAGTg AAATGCACTCTCTTTACTACATGTATAGCGTCATATCAAAATCTCTGATGTCTGGAGAAATGTTTGAATTCTACACCTCAGTGGAACTCAGTGACATTCAGATGAGTTTGTGTAAGAGTGTGAATAAAGCAGATTTCATGAGTCAGTTGTGTGAGGAATCTGAGAGACTCTTTAATGAAAGTGATGATCTGCATTATAAACAACAGTGGCTTCAGATCAACCTTAAAACACTGATGATGGAGCACAAGAGGAAGGAGAACAGCACACGGGACACAG ATCTTCATGTTCTTCAGTGGAGGCACGGCTGTGCAGTTGAACGTCACTCTAACGGTTCAGTCATGTTTCTTCAAGGCACTGATGAATACGCCTATGATGGCCAGaccttgacctttgacctctcaATGCACTGGAAGCCTTTAGTCCTTGACCATGACATCATCTGGGACAGAGAATCAGTTTCCAGCCTGGAGAGGAAATGTGTGGAAACGTTAACCAGCTTCACTGACCTTCAGCTTGAGGGAAAGTTCATCATGGAAT CTCGTCCTGATGTTCACACTCTTGTAAAAGCGTCTGGATCATCAGTCAAGCAGCTGCTGGTGTGTTTGGCCACAGGCTTCTACCCTAAACATGTGCAGATGGAGATCAGACACAATCAGACGCCGTTACCTGATGAGCAGCTGAACTCAGATGGAATCAGACCGAACGCAGACGGATCCTTTCAACTGATGAAGAGCCTGGAGATCCTGCCGTCTGAAGCATCTCAGTATCGGTGTGTGGTGGAGCACCAGACTCTGATTGAACCGCAGATCATCAGCTGGG ATGAAGGGAATGTCCTGCTGCCGGTGCTCATTGGATTTATAGTTGTTTTAGTTGTTCTTGCCATCATTCTTCTTGTTTTTTATCTGCTGAGAAAATGTGTTAAACTTCAAA ATTATGACAATATTGTAAAAGGGTTTAAGGAAATTG gtgAAGATAACTCATTCTCATTGTTGGGAT GTGGTGAGGAAATGTGTGAATTTACATTCActaatatttttgtctttgtcctgTTTATC gtgAAGATAACTCATTCTCATTGTTGGGAT atGGTGAGGAAATGTGTGAATTTACGTTCActaatatttttgtctttgtcctgTTTATC
- the slc39a4 gene encoding zinc transporter ZIP4, producing the protein METRGVLVLCFACLGVFAGARADKKDIYARVVDLMSPGEEFLTEDALVLVFERLENRVQCSGVSCGKCLSVDHLQQLLRNFSSSQGLQMEDFFTMAPGCCLFLSAPTETCRAVDEGRWGDETEHFIENIFGHSDDHNTSTTAHPPHGDITEYEGLEKLFHDMEKYYQPDTHEPCLSLKDILEESSTHHGDHVHVELDAVMGNILYHALRGDCMKAHDLPEQEYFLDYIFSRFGSENLTLHDFEELLKTLNLGGEEHDHDHDHDHVSHHDSRKTHRSSRAETQRTNSSWDTACFSAEDLWRIYQLNDSWLTRDQFTQLSPALIQQILSGGCSEISTTPVTPDSLSTAERYGYATLANLIICLMAMFGIVVLLFSACTQVFELCIQFCISLAVGSLTGDALLHLLPAFLGLHVHEDGHDHDHTEDNFDYVYKLLVLLAGVYFFYLMESIFSIINHGQHHHHSHDEEESDVHHCDHGRVLQMFQRERQNKHSNSQADLVDAERKEKSFLEPVGPKREQRMLPYMITIGDGIHNFADGLALGAAFSISWRSGLATSLAVLCHELPHELGDFAILLHCGMSVKRALLLNVGSSLTSFIGLYIALSVSTETVAKEWISAVTAGLFLYVGLADMLPSLVHVDSKRPWLIFLLQNLGLLSGWGILLLLSLYEDQIGL; encoded by the exons ATGGAGACTAGAGGTGTTCTAGTTCTGTGTTTCGCCTGCCTCGGCGTGTTTGCCGGCGCGCGTGCCGATAAAAAGGACATTTACGCGAGAGTTGTGGATTTGATGTCTCCAGGTGAAGAGTTCCTCACAGAAGATGCGCTTGTCTTGGTGTTTGAACGGCTGGAGAACCGTGTGCAGTGCTCCGGTGTGTCGTGTGGAAAG TGTCTTTCAGTGGATCATCTGCAGCAGCTGTTGAGGAACTTCAGCAGCTCTCAGGGGCTGCAGATGGAGGATTTCTTCACCATGGCTCCTGGATGCTGTTTGTTCCTGAGCGCGCCGACGGAGACCTGCAGGGCCGTAGACGAGGGACGCTGGGGTGACGAGACCGAGCACTTCATCGAGAACATCTTTGGACACAGCGACGATCATAACACCAGCACCACCGCTCATCCTCCTCACGGAGACATCACTGAATATGAGGGATTGGAGAAGCTGTTTCACGATATGGAGAAGTACTATCAGCCCGACACACATGAG CCCTGTCTCTCTCTGAAAGACATCCTGGAAGAGAGCAGCACTCATCACGGAGACCACGTGCACGTGGAGCTGGATGCTGTGATGGGAAACATCCTCTATCACGCCCTGCGAGGAGACTGCATGAAAGCACATGACCTTCCGGAGCAGGAGTACTTCCTGGACTACATCTTCAGCCGCTTCGGCTCGGAGAATCTCACGCTTCATG ATTTTGAAGAGCTTCTGAAGACATTAAACCTGGGTGGAGAGGAACATGACCATGACCATGACCATGATCACGTGAGCCACCATGACAGCAGAAAGACCCACAGGAGCAGTCGTGCAGAGACTCAGCGGACCAACAGCAGCTGGGACACG GCCTGTTTCAGCGCTGAAGACCTGTGGAGGATCTACCAGCTGAACGATTCATGGCTGACCAGAGATCAGTTCACACAGCTCAGTCCTGCTCTGATCCAGCAGATCCTCAGCGGAGGCTGTTCTGAGATCAGTACGACACCCGTGACCCCTGATTCTCTCAGCACTGCCGAGA GATACGGATACGCCACCCTGGCCAACCTCATCATCTGTCTGATGGCCATGTTTGGGATCGTGGTGCTGCTGTTCTCGGCCTGTACGCAAGTGTTTGAGCTCTGCATCCAGTTCTGCATCAGTCTGGCTGTGGGATCGCTGACGGGAGACGCTCTGCTGCATCTGCTGCCCGCG TTCTTAGGCCTCCACGTTCATGAAGACGGACACGATCACGACCACACAGAGGACAACTTCGACTACGTGTACAAACTCCTGGTGCTTCTTGCGGGCGTCTATTTCTTCTACCTGATGGAGAGCATCTTCTCCATTATCAATCACGGACAACATCACCACCACAGTCACGATGAA GAGGAGTCTGATGTTCATCACTGCGATCATGGAAGAGTCCTGCAGATGTTCCAGCGAGAGAGACAGAACAAACACTCCAACTCACAGGCTGATCTG gtGGATGCTGAAAGAAAAGAGAAGTCCTTCCTGGAACCTGTTGGCCCTAAAAGAG AGCAGCGTATGCTTCCCTATATGATCACCATTGGCGACGGCATCCATAACTTTGCAGACGGTTTGGCGCTCGGCGCAGCGTTTTCGATCTCGTGGCGATCAGGTCTGGCCACGTCTCTGGCTGTGCTCTGCCATGAGCTGCCGCATGAGCTAG GTGATTTTGCGATCCTGCTGCACTGTGGCATGTCGGTGAAACGGGCTCTGCTGCTGAACGTGGGCAGCTCTCTCACCTCCTTCATCGGGCTGTACATCGCGCTGTCCGTCTCCACTGAAACGGTGGCGAAGGAGTGGATTTCGGCGGTCACCGCTGGCCTCTTCCTGTATGTTGGTCTGGCAGACATG CTTCCCTCGCTGGTTCACGTGGACAGTAAAAGACCTTGGCTGATATTTCTCCTGCAGAATCTGGGACTTTTGAGCGGCTGGGGCATTTTATTGCTTTTGTCCCTTTATGAAGACCAAATAGGACTCTAA